One Opitutia bacterium DNA segment encodes these proteins:
- a CDS encoding MGMT family protein, whose translation MRLSQRRTVSSRQGYRSTPHRALHRALLIQGLLRPARAYPRTRSYVEMAQRVGVPKAARAIGHANGSNNVALVIPCHRVINADGLLCDYAGGLWRKQRLLEHERKYLR comes from the coding sequence ATGCGGTTGAGCCAGCGAAGGACGGTCTCATCACGGCAAGGATATCGTAGCACTCCGCATCGAGCCCTCCACCGCGCGCTGCTAATTCAAGGGCTATTGCGGCCCGCCCGCGCCTACCCGCGCACGCGCAGCTACGTGGAGATGGCGCAGCGCGTCGGCGTGCCGAAAGCCGCGCGCGCCATCGGCCACGCCAACGGCTCGAACAACGTGGCGCTCGTCATTCCATGCCATCGCGTGATCAACGCCGATGGCTTGCTCTGCGACTACGCCGGCGGCCTGTGGCGCAAGCAGCGCCTGCTCGAGCACGAGCGCAAATACCTGCGCTGA